A single window of Rhodospirillaceae bacterium DNA harbors:
- a CDS encoding DUF983 domain-containing protein produces MRTTTPGGSVFLQGIGCRCPRCRQAKLFQGFLQLQAQCPNCGLNLRNAENGDGAAFFSIFIIGAVVACLAWLLEEIASPALWVHYVVWFPVIIVMALGLLRPAKSVLIAYQYRYHPQAFDDEISS; encoded by the coding sequence ATGAGGACAACCACACCGGGCGGGTCTGTTTTTCTGCAAGGCATTGGGTGCCGTTGTCCTAGGTGCCGTCAAGCTAAATTGTTCCAAGGGTTTCTTCAATTGCAAGCGCAATGCCCAAATTGCGGATTAAACCTACGAAATGCGGAAAATGGGGATGGGGCGGCTTTCTTCTCAATTTTTATAATTGGGGCAGTGGTCGCGTGCCTTGCCTGGCTGCTGGAAGAAATTGCTTCACCGGCTTTATGGGTGCATTATGTTGTTTGGTTTCCCGTGATTATCGTGATGGCTTTGGGGTTACTGCGTCCAGCAAAATCAGTATTGATAGCTTACCAATATAGGTATCATCCCCAAGCTTTCGACGATGAGATATCTTCATGA
- a CDS encoding SURF1 family protein, with protein MKTDRSIPLWLVLVFVAVFLGLSGWQFYRLIWKESLITERQDKLAMPPLTWPIVAPSVPDLSFRRSQLTGRFDHQQEIYLVAGSRQGGAGFNVFVPFYLENGLAIIVNRGWVPAHKKDPATRSAGMMRGIVTIEGILRPGMQQGLFVPNNISEKNTWVWVDLPAMINYAKIPHYIPFLLYMDIDDKAVPGGFPVGGQTPLELSNNHLEYALTWLLLALLVGLLYYFHPYLKQPK; from the coding sequence ATGAAAACGGACCGTTCCATTCCTTTATGGCTGGTGTTGGTGTTTGTGGCTGTTTTTTTGGGGCTATCAGGCTGGCAATTTTATCGGCTAATTTGGAAAGAAAGTCTGATTACCGAACGTCAAGATAAATTAGCCATGCCGCCTTTGACCTGGCCTATCGTTGCGCCATCAGTGCCAGATTTATCTTTCCGTCGGAGCCAATTGACGGGACGTTTTGACCACCAACAAGAAATATATTTGGTGGCGGGCTCGCGCCAGGGGGGGGCTGGATTTAATGTGTTCGTACCATTTTATTTAGAAAATGGTTTGGCTATTATTGTCAACCGGGGCTGGGTACCGGCGCATAAAAAAGATCCCGCCACCCGTTCGGCAGGAATGATGAGAGGAATTGTCACCATTGAGGGGATTTTGCGCCCGGGGATGCAGCAAGGGTTGTTTGTCCCAAACAATATTTCGGAGAAAAATACGTGGGTATGGGTTGATCTACCAGCCATGATCAATTATGCCAAAATACCCCATTATATCCCCTTTTTATTGTATATGGATATTGATGATAAAGCGGTGCCGGGCGGATTTCCAGTCGGCGGGCAAACCCCCCTTGAATTGTCCAACAATCATTTGGAATATGCCTTAACCTGGTTATTGCTGGCGCTACTTGTGGGTCTTCTGTATTATTTTCATCCCTACCTGAAACAACCAAAGTAA